A window of the Pongo abelii isolate AG06213 chromosome 10, NHGRI_mPonAbe1-v2.0_pri, whole genome shotgun sequence genome harbors these coding sequences:
- the RDH16 gene encoding retinol dehydrogenase 16 → MPCSTRFSKAGQGPVKPRLSLSVSVLCKAMWLYLAVFMGLYYLLHWYRERQVLSHLRDKYVFITGCDSGFGNLLARQLDARGLRVLAACLTEKGAEQLRGQTSDRLETVTLDVSKTESVAAAAQWVKECVGDKGLWGLVNNAGISLPTAPNELLTKQDFVTILDVNLLGVIDVTLSLLPLVRKARGRVVNVSSVMGRVSLFGGGYCISKYGVEAFSDSLRRELSYFGVKVAMIEPGYFKTAVTSKERFLKSFLEIWDRSSPEVKEAYGEKFVADYKKSAERMEQKCTQDLSLVTNCMEHALIACHPRTRYSAGWDAKLLYLPMSYMPTFLVDAIMYWGSPSPAKAL, encoded by the exons CCTGTCTGTGTCTGTCCTCTGCAAAGCCATGTGGCTCTACCTGGCAGTGTTCATGGGCCTGTACTACCTTCTGCACTGGTACCGGGAGAGGCAGGTGCTGAGCCACCTGAGAGATAAGTATGTGTTCATCACGGGCTGTGACTCTGGCTTCGGGAACCTGCTGGCCAGACAGCTGGATGCACGAGGCTTGCGGGTGCTGGCTGCGTGTCTGACGGAGAAAGGAGCCGAGCAGCTGAGGGGCCAGACTTCAGACAGGCTGGAGACAGTGACCCTGGATGTCAGCAAGACAGAGAGCGTTGCTGCAGCCGCCCAGTGGGTGAAGGAGTGCGTGGGAGACAAAG GACTCTGGGGCCTGGTGAATAATGCTGGCATCTCCTTGCCCACGGCCCCCAATGAGTTGCTCACCAAGCAGGACTTTGTGACCATACTGGACGTGAACTTGTTGGGGGTGATTGATGTGACTCTGAGCCTGCTGCCCTTAGTGAGGAAGGCCAGGGGCCGTGTGGTCAACGTCTCCAGTGTCATGGGCCGGGTGTCACTTTTTGGTGGAGGCTACTGCATCTCCAAGTATGGCGTGGAAGCCTTCTCCGACTCCCTCAG GAGGGAACTCTCCTATTTTGGGGTGAAGGTGGCTATGATTGAACCTGGCTATTTCAAGACTGCTGTGACCAGTAAGGAGAGATTCTTAAAGAGCTTCCTGGAGATTTGGGACCGGTCCAGTCCAGAGGTCAAGGAGGCCTATGGCGAGAAGTTTGTTGCAGACT ATAAGAAATCAGCTGAACGAATGGAGCAGAAGTGCACACAAGATCTGTCCTTGGTGACCAACTGCATGGAGCACGCGCTGATTGCCTGCCATCCCCGCACTCGCTACTCAGCTGGCTGGGATGCCAAGCTTCTCTACCTCCCCATGAGCTACATGCCCACCTTCCTGGTGGATGCCATTATGTACTGGGGCTCTCCAAGCCCGGCCAAGGCTCTATGA